A single genomic interval of Antarcticibacterium arcticum harbors:
- the nadD gene encoding nicotinate (nicotinamide) nucleotide adenylyltransferase has product MKKVGLYFGTFNPIHIGHIIIANYIVEFSNLDEVWLVVTPHNPFKKKSSLLDNHHRLEMVYLACEGYPKLKPCDVEFKLPQPNYTAVTLAKLEEDHPKVDFSLIMGEDNLKSFHKWKNFEVILERHKIYVYPRISGGEVESRFIEHPGIIRVNAPVIEISSTFIRQAVKEGKDITSMLPKQVWEYMDRMNFYR; this is encoded by the coding sequence ATGAAAAAGGTTGGACTTTATTTTGGCACCTTCAATCCAATTCATATTGGACACATAATTATTGCCAACTATATAGTAGAATTCAGCAATCTTGATGAAGTCTGGCTTGTTGTCACCCCGCATAATCCATTTAAGAAAAAATCCAGTCTTTTAGATAATCACCATCGTCTTGAAATGGTTTACCTGGCCTGCGAGGGTTACCCGAAATTAAAACCCTGTGACGTAGAATTTAAATTACCTCAACCCAATTATACTGCTGTTACTCTGGCCAAACTGGAAGAAGATCATCCAAAGGTCGATTTCTCCCTCATTATGGGCGAAGACAATTTAAAAAGCTTTCATAAATGGAAGAATTTTGAGGTAATCCTGGAAAGGCATAAGATCTATGTATACCCGCGTATCTCGGGGGGTGAGGTTGAAAGCAGGTTTATTGAACATCCGGGAATTATTCGTGTAAATGCTCCTGTTATTGAAATCTCCTCTACTTTTATTAGACAGGCCGTGAAAGAGGGTAAAGACATTACAAGCATGTTACCTAAACAAGTTTGGGAATATATGGACAGGATGAACTTCTACCGCTAA
- the gmk gene encoding guanylate kinase codes for MQSGKLIVFSAPSGSGKTTIVQHLLAHPELKLEFSISATSREPRVGEVDGKDYYFLSLEEFKKKIKNDEFLEWEEVYRDNFYGTLKTEIEKIWAKGKNVIFDIDVVGGLDIKNIYPEETLAVFVKPPSIEELKIRLKKRKTESDDKINMRVAKASIELATAPQFDFIIENINLQTALDEAYHLVSTFVGANGED; via the coding sequence ATGCAATCTGGAAAACTCATTGTATTCTCGGCTCCCTCAGGATCGGGAAAAACAACTATTGTACAGCACTTATTGGCTCACCCCGAGTTAAAACTTGAATTTTCAATTTCTGCAACCTCCAGAGAACCACGGGTGGGGGAAGTAGATGGGAAAGATTATTATTTCCTTAGCCTTGAAGAATTCAAAAAGAAGATAAAAAATGATGAATTCCTGGAATGGGAAGAGGTGTACCGTGATAATTTCTACGGAACATTAAAAACTGAGATTGAAAAGATCTGGGCCAAAGGCAAAAACGTGATCTTTGACATTGATGTGGTGGGAGGCCTGGATATTAAAAACATCTATCCTGAAGAAACCCTGGCCGTTTTTGTGAAACCCCCCAGCATAGAAGAACTAAAGATCAGGCTTAAAAAACGCAAGACAGAATCTGATGACAAGATAAATATGCGTGTTGCAAAGGCGTCCATAGAACTGGCTACAGCTCCACAGTTTGACTTTATTATTGAAAATATCAATTTGCAAACCGCCCTGGATGAGGCTTATCATTTGGTTTCTACCTTTGTTGGCGCAAACGGGGAAGACTAA
- a CDS encoding YicC/YloC family endoribonuclease yields the protein MIQSMTGFGKSLLQLPTKKITVEIKSLNSKTLDLNARIPGQYREKELYLRNLISNSLTRGKVDFSLYVEVSAEETTAVINPAVVRKYIDQLKAIVDGDETELLKMAVRMPDVLKTEREELNETEFASIEEAVHFALEEINTFRTDEGLALENELKLRISNIESLLENIIAMDPDRIAGVKERLRKGVADLKENIDENRFEQELVYYIEKFDITEEKVRLDNHLSYFKETLNSQDSNGRKLAFISQEMGREINTIGSKSNFAPMQQLVVQMKDELEKVKEQLLNVL from the coding sequence ATGATTCAGTCAATGACAGGGTTTGGAAAGAGCCTGCTACAACTTCCTACAAAAAAGATCACCGTAGAAATTAAATCGCTCAACAGCAAAACCCTTGACCTTAATGCAAGGATCCCCGGCCAGTACCGTGAAAAAGAATTGTATCTAAGAAATCTTATATCCAATTCCTTAACCCGGGGGAAAGTAGATTTTTCTCTCTATGTAGAAGTGAGCGCAGAGGAAACAACTGCTGTTATTAATCCAGCCGTAGTAAGAAAATATATAGACCAATTGAAAGCCATTGTAGACGGAGATGAAACCGAGCTTTTAAAAATGGCTGTTAGGATGCCAGATGTTCTGAAAACAGAAAGGGAGGAGTTAAACGAAACTGAATTTGCCTCCATTGAAGAAGCGGTGCATTTTGCCCTGGAAGAGATCAATACATTCAGGACAGATGAAGGCCTTGCCCTCGAGAATGAATTAAAACTAAGGATCTCCAATATAGAAAGCCTTCTTGAAAATATTATTGCAATGGATCCCGACCGGATTGCCGGTGTAAAAGAAAGATTAAGAAAAGGAGTAGCAGATCTAAAGGAAAACATAGATGAAAACCGGTTTGAACAGGAACTGGTATATTATATAGAAAAATTTGACATTACCGAAGAGAAAGTGCGGCTTGACAACCACCTCTCCTACTTCAAGGAAACCCTGAATTCTCAGGATTCCAATGGCAGGAAACTCGCATTTATTTCCCAGGAAATGGGGCGTGAGATAAATACAATTGGCAGCAAGTCAAATTTTGCACCTATGCAGCAGCTTGTAGTACAAATGAAAGATGAGCTGGAAAAAGTGAAGGAACAACTATTAAATGTACTCTAA
- a CDS encoding DUF1206 domain-containing protein — protein sequence MTSREMNNNTGKIAKIRSAGFFTKGIVYVLLGSLTFMAALGLGGDISSTRNVIKFLLELPLGKAFVGVISLGLFAYSVWRFYQTIKFPEGGLDSKNLKSGFKRLRYFYSGIFYGFIAYAFAKPLLNKLSGSYEPDFETDVAGDEKAALWQLLSNDWGKALIWALALLIAGQALQQFFIAYKGKFMQKIDNYPKVKYEYDFIKRAGKLGYVARGMVFGVLAFFIIKVILKHNANEYKGTEGALAYFLSFSYGNLLLAAVAFGLAAYGIFHIMVARHANFTKLL from the coding sequence ATGACCTCAAGGGAAATGAATAATAATACGGGCAAAATTGCCAAAATAAGATCGGCAGGATTTTTTACCAAAGGCATTGTTTATGTGTTGTTGGGGAGTTTAACTTTTATGGCAGCCCTGGGCCTGGGCGGTGATATTTCCAGTACCAGAAATGTTATAAAATTTTTGCTGGAACTACCCCTGGGGAAAGCTTTTGTAGGGGTAATATCCCTGGGCTTGTTTGCTTATTCGGTTTGGAGATTCTACCAGACAATTAAATTTCCTGAGGGTGGGTTAGACAGTAAAAACCTGAAATCGGGGTTTAAACGATTGCGCTACTTTTATTCCGGAATATTTTATGGCTTCATAGCCTATGCTTTTGCAAAGCCACTTCTCAACAAATTGAGCGGAAGTTATGAGCCCGATTTTGAAACCGATGTTGCGGGAGATGAAAAAGCAGCATTATGGCAGCTTTTATCCAACGACTGGGGGAAAGCTTTAATCTGGGCCCTGGCTCTTCTAATTGCAGGGCAAGCCCTTCAGCAATTTTTTATAGCTTATAAAGGTAAATTTATGCAGAAAATTGATAATTATCCCAAGGTAAAATATGAATATGACTTTATAAAACGAGCGGGAAAATTAGGATATGTTGCCCGGGGAATGGTATTTGGCGTACTTGCTTTCTTCATAATAAAAGTAATTCTTAAACACAATGCCAATGAATATAAAGGCACTGAAGGAGCACTCGCATATTTTCTAAGTTTTAGTTATGGTAACCTCCTGCTTGCAGCAGTAGCATTTGGCCTTGCGGCTTATGGTATTTTCCATATTATGGTTGCAAGACATGCAAACTTCACCAAATTGTTGTAA
- a CDS encoding YheT family hydrolase, which yields MPLLKSNYNPPVIFRNYHLSTIYASMFRSVPEISQKRERLELEDGDFLDIDWSFSSKASSKKLQIILHGLEGNSSRPYVVGMANHFNEAGWDVAAINLRGCSGELNRLYRSYNAGASEDLREVIKYVLENNNYDTLSLTGFSLGGNLMLKYLGEGKEIPPQLKAAVAISTPCDLYLSLKKLEETKNYLYSRRFVKKLKQQLLIRSEQFPDKITRAEIMKCNTLYAIDDLYTGKAHGFQNARDYYEKSSALNFIPSINIPTLLINAKNDAFLSPNSSPVELAIEHQYFHLELPAYGGHVGFLQNKKTTFAEERALAFITENS from the coding sequence ATGCCATTATTAAAAAGCAACTATAATCCTCCGGTTATATTCAGGAATTACCACCTGTCAACAATTTATGCTTCTATGTTTCGAAGTGTTCCTGAAATTTCACAAAAACGTGAGAGGCTTGAACTGGAGGACGGAGATTTTCTGGATATCGACTGGAGTTTTTCCTCTAAGGCTTCCTCCAAAAAATTGCAAATAATACTTCACGGCCTTGAAGGAAATTCATCGAGGCCCTATGTTGTGGGTATGGCAAATCATTTTAACGAAGCCGGCTGGGATGTTGCTGCCATAAACCTACGCGGGTGCAGCGGGGAATTAAACAGGCTTTACCGCTCCTATAACGCCGGAGCAAGTGAAGACCTTAGAGAGGTAATAAAATATGTTCTTGAAAACAACAATTATGACACCCTCTCCTTAACGGGTTTTAGCCTGGGAGGAAATCTAATGCTAAAATATCTGGGGGAAGGAAAAGAAATCCCTCCCCAATTAAAAGCGGCAGTGGCTATATCTACCCCCTGCGACCTATACCTGTCACTTAAAAAACTGGAGGAAACAAAAAATTATCTCTACTCACGGCGCTTTGTAAAAAAATTAAAACAACAACTTTTAATACGAAGTGAACAGTTTCCAGATAAGATTACCCGTGCAGAGATCATGAAATGTAATACCTTATATGCAATTGATGATCTTTATACAGGGAAAGCTCATGGCTTTCAAAATGCAAGAGATTACTATGAAAAGAGCAGCGCTCTTAATTTTATTCCATCTATTAATATTCCTACCCTCCTAATAAATGCAAAAAACGATGCATTTTTATCTCCAAACTCCTCCCCGGTTGAACTGGCAATTGAACATCAATATTTCCATTTGGAATTGCCTGCCTATGGTGGACATGTTGGGTTTCTTCAAAATAAGAAAACCACTTTTGCTGAGGAGCGTGCCCTGGCCTTTATAACCGAAAACAGTTAA
- a CDS encoding acyl-CoA thioesterase has product MYHKEFDIRWSDLDANRHLANTAYINFMSHTRMGFLMENGFGQRELAKYNIGPVVFYEHIFYFKEVFAGKPVKVSLELKGLSEDGMYFEFIHNFYDHRGRNFASCEMMGGWIDLHERKLTSLPPQLHSNLNSLSHTGDFKILTKEDTRRFNKKPVDIDINILK; this is encoded by the coding sequence ATGTACCATAAAGAATTTGATATACGTTGGAGTGATCTTGATGCCAACCGCCACCTTGCCAATACTGCCTATATAAATTTTATGAGCCACACCCGTATGGGATTTTTAATGGAAAATGGTTTTGGCCAAAGGGAACTGGCCAAATATAATATAGGCCCCGTAGTGTTTTATGAACATATTTTTTATTTTAAGGAGGTCTTTGCAGGGAAACCTGTAAAAGTAAGTCTGGAATTAAAGGGCCTTTCTGAAGATGGAATGTATTTTGAATTTATTCATAATTTCTATGACCACAGGGGTAGAAATTTTGCGAGTTGTGAAATGATGGGTGGATGGATAGACCTTCATGAAAGAAAACTTACTTCACTTCCACCTCAATTACACTCCAATCTAAACAGCTTAAGCCATACCGGAGATTTTAAAATATTGACAAAGGAAGATACACGCAGGTTCAATAAGAAACCGGTGGATATAGATATTAATATTTTAAAATAG
- a CDS encoding DMT family transporter, which yields MNKRAIAILAAISEATIYGLNHTIAKGVMPLYIKPFGFILLRVTGATILFWLISLWFPKEKIATSDWLRLIACAVFGMVINMLLFFKGLSLSTPINSSVIVTITPILVLVLSSYLLREKITMLKVSGIFLGLSGALMLVLFSEEMRQDAPNIPLGNLLFIVNAFSFGIYLILVKPLASKYHPITLMKWLFLIALIVNFPLTFSEFREVKWVELPSPAIWSMIFVVLGTTFSTYLLNIYAIKQLSPSTLSSFIYLQPLIAIIFAVVVGIDELNLLKVAAGSLVFLGVYLVTKKKTILKY from the coding sequence ATGAATAAACGTGCGATTGCCATTTTAGCAGCTATTAGCGAAGCTACTATATATGGCCTTAATCATACCATAGCAAAGGGAGTTATGCCCCTTTATATTAAACCTTTTGGTTTTATATTGTTAAGGGTAACAGGAGCCACAATTCTTTTCTGGCTTATTTCACTTTGGTTTCCCAAAGAAAAAATAGCCACCAGTGACTGGCTCAGGCTTATAGCCTGTGCTGTTTTTGGTATGGTGATCAACATGCTGCTGTTTTTTAAAGGTCTTAGCCTTTCAACCCCCATAAATAGTTCGGTTATAGTAACTATTACCCCCATCTTGGTGTTGGTTCTATCCTCCTATTTATTGCGGGAAAAGATCACAATGTTAAAAGTTTCCGGAATATTTTTAGGTTTAAGCGGCGCTCTTATGCTGGTCCTTTTTTCAGAAGAAATGCGCCAGGATGCGCCCAATATTCCCTTGGGAAATCTTCTATTTATAGTGAATGCTTTCTCTTTTGGTATCTATCTCATTTTGGTAAAACCTCTGGCATCCAAATATCACCCCATTACTTTAATGAAATGGCTGTTCTTAATAGCCCTGATAGTAAACTTCCCCCTTACATTTTCTGAATTCCGCGAAGTAAAATGGGTAGAACTGCCCTCTCCCGCTATTTGGAGTATGATATTTGTGGTCCTGGGAACTACTTTTTCTACGTATTTGCTTAACATATATGCAATAAAACAATTGTCCCCCTCTACTCTTAGCTCATTCATTTACCTGCAACCCCTTATTGCGATAATTTTTGCGGTTGTTGTAGGAATAGATGAATTGAATCTATTAAAAGTGGCCGCAGGATCTTTGGTTTTCCTGGGGGTTTACCTGGTGACCAAGAAAAAAACTATTTTAAAATATTAA
- a CDS encoding arsenate reductase family protein: MKKIYHLSTCDTCKKILSDLDPPSSFILQDIKETPVTEEQLEEMYNFTQSYEALFSKRARLYKERDLKNENLDEEAYKNLILEHYTFLKRPVIINNDKIFIGNSPKNVEAAKNSMNE; the protein is encoded by the coding sequence ATGAAAAAGATATATCACCTCTCTACCTGTGATACCTGCAAAAAGATCCTGAGTGACCTGGACCCACCTTCTTCTTTTATTCTTCAGGACATCAAAGAGACTCCGGTTACCGAAGAGCAATTAGAGGAAATGTATAATTTTACACAGAGTTATGAAGCGCTTTTTAGCAAAAGAGCCCGCCTCTATAAAGAAAGAGATCTCAAAAATGAAAACCTTGATGAAGAGGCGTATAAGAACCTAATTTTAGAACATTACACTTTTTTAAAAAGACCGGTAATTATAAATAACGACAAGATCTTTATAGGAAATTCCCCGAAAAACGTGGAAGCCGCGAAAAATTCCATGAATGAATAA
- a CDS encoding DUF3298 and DUF4163 domain-containing protein, whose product MYLYPEFNIAFTVKKLVSPLILLLFLAGCQKDTPAPEFEALIIDEVSDRDCDPDEENCAYISLNIPWVAGTGARNKSINRNIEQHVINILDYQEENNFSSLESLSQTFIDNYETSAMEFPEYNIPWEASVEGRVLTNTPEIISLEFNLAIFTGGAHGFSSRSYINLNPQTGEILKNEDLFTADFKEYAEGVFRVKKEIPEGESINSTGYFFENDSFYLPQNIGFLKNKIILRYNAYEVASYSEGGIQIEIPREEATDFFKFL is encoded by the coding sequence ATGTACCTTTATCCCGAATTTAACATTGCATTTACTGTGAAAAAGCTTGTTTCACCTCTTATTCTCCTGCTATTTCTTGCCGGCTGTCAAAAAGACACTCCGGCACCCGAATTTGAGGCGTTGATTATTGATGAAGTTTCAGATCGCGATTGTGATCCTGATGAGGAAAATTGTGCATATATAAGCCTGAATATTCCATGGGTAGCTGGTACAGGTGCCCGGAACAAAAGCATCAACCGGAATATTGAGCAACACGTGATCAACATACTGGATTATCAGGAAGAAAACAATTTCTCCAGCCTGGAATCTTTGTCGCAAACCTTTATTGATAACTATGAAACCTCTGCAATGGAATTTCCCGAATATAATATTCCCTGGGAAGCATCGGTAGAAGGAAGAGTTCTCACCAATACTCCTGAGATAATTTCCCTGGAATTCAACCTGGCGATTTTTACAGGTGGGGCTCATGGATTTTCCAGCAGGAGTTATATAAATTTAAACCCTCAAACGGGAGAGATTCTTAAGAATGAAGACCTTTTTACTGCAGATTTTAAGGAGTATGCTGAAGGGGTATTCCGTGTTAAGAAAGAAATTCCCGAAGGAGAATCCATAAACAGCACGGGTTACTTTTTTGAAAATGACAGTTTTTATTTACCTCAGAACATAGGATTTCTTAAGAACAAGATCATTCTTAGGTATAACGCCTATGAAGTGGCTTCATACTCTGAAGGTGGAATTCAAATAGAAATCCCACGCGAAGAGGCCACAGATTTTTTTAAATTTTTATAG
- a CDS encoding cystathionine gamma-synthase, with protein sequence MNMKFNTKTIHGGQHDVDPAYGSVMPPIYQTSTYSQSTPGGHKGFEYSRSANPTRSALERSLASIENGKFGLAFGSGLAAIDAVMKLFKPGDEIISTNDLYGGSYRLFTKIFEGLGLKFHFIGMQDASDIEKYINENTKLIWVETPTNPMMNIIDIEASAAIAKKHNILLAVDNTFATAYLQRPLDLGADIIMHSATKYLGGHSDVVMGSLVVNDEDLANRLYFIQNASGAVCGPMDSFLVLRGIKTLHIRMQRHCENGEKIARYLKDHPKVGKVYWPGFEDHPNHEVAKKQMSGFGGMISFTTVEDTLESAVKIVENLKVFTLAESLGGVESLAGHPASMTHASIPAEERLKTGVVDSLIRLSVGIEDEEDLIEDLRQALG encoded by the coding sequence ATTAATATGAAATTCAACACTAAGACAATTCACGGAGGACAACATGATGTAGACCCCGCATATGGCTCTGTTATGCCACCAATTTACCAGACCAGTACGTATTCTCAATCTACGCCGGGTGGTCATAAAGGGTTCGAATATTCCCGTAGTGCAAATCCAACCCGAAGTGCTTTGGAGCGTTCCCTTGCGAGTATTGAAAACGGTAAGTTTGGCCTGGCATTTGGCTCGGGTCTTGCTGCAATTGATGCCGTAATGAAATTGTTCAAACCCGGTGATGAAATTATATCTACCAATGACCTTTACGGAGGTTCTTACAGGCTGTTCACCAAAATTTTTGAAGGCCTGGGTCTTAAATTTCATTTTATTGGGATGCAGGATGCATCAGATATTGAAAAATATATCAACGAAAACACAAAACTTATTTGGGTTGAAACCCCAACCAATCCTATGATGAACATTATAGATATTGAGGCTTCGGCTGCCATTGCCAAAAAGCACAATATCTTACTTGCGGTAGATAATACTTTTGCAACGGCATACCTGCAAAGGCCATTGGACCTTGGAGCAGATATCATTATGCACAGCGCTACCAAATACCTTGGCGGCCACAGCGATGTGGTAATGGGCTCCCTTGTAGTTAATGACGAAGATTTGGCAAACAGGTTGTATTTTATTCAAAATGCAAGTGGTGCGGTTTGTGGCCCTATGGACAGTTTTCTGGTGCTGCGTGGAATAAAAACCCTTCACATTCGTATGCAAAGGCATTGTGAGAATGGGGAAAAAATTGCCCGTTATTTAAAAGATCACCCTAAAGTTGGAAAAGTCTACTGGCCCGGGTTTGAAGATCATCCCAATCATGAGGTAGCGAAAAAGCAAATGTCTGGTTTTGGGGGTATGATCTCATTTACAACGGTGGAGGACACCCTTGAAAGTGCGGTTAAAATAGTGGAGAATTTAAAGGTTTTTACTCTTGCTGAATCTTTGGGAGGCGTTGAATCGCTGGCCGGGCATCCTGCGAGTATGACCCACGCTTCAATCCCTGCAGAAGAAAGATTGAAAACCGGGGTGGTAGATTCTCTTATTCGACTTAGTGTTGGGATAGAGGATGAAGAAGACCTTATTGAAGACCTGAGACAGGCATTGGGATAA
- a CDS encoding THC0290_0291 family protein, whose protein sequence is MKKSLRICLVFFLFVVSSQRSFAQLGISHEIGVLVGPTSFFTDYGERWNVKNNLNNAGYGVGLVHYMNFAYKAECNCYATDNFFNDHFKIRTELDYFFSKLEHFGPVAAKNNTSGELLRAMHGQTQTFELGAALEYYPFSIRDYTNFGYMFAPFISLGAHYVYYKPSAYSDLGSLDNPKNVFPTFRDGMDFKGGDTWAIAGSVGLRYRLNYVSDLAVEGRWHYYDTDWLDGLNINAPQNKFNDFVFWVNVGYIYYLNF, encoded by the coding sequence ATGAAGAAATCCCTGAGGATTTGTCTTGTTTTTTTTCTCTTTGTGGTTTCCTCCCAAAGAAGTTTTGCCCAACTCGGAATTTCTCACGAAATAGGAGTACTTGTGGGCCCAACTTCTTTTTTCACAGATTATGGCGAAAGATGGAATGTAAAGAACAATCTTAATAACGCAGGTTATGGAGTGGGACTGGTGCATTACATGAACTTCGCCTACAAAGCTGAATGCAACTGCTACGCTACCGACAATTTTTTTAATGACCATTTCAAGATACGCACAGAGCTGGATTACTTTTTCAGCAAACTGGAACATTTTGGACCGGTAGCCGCAAAAAACAATACCAGTGGAGAACTTCTGCGGGCTATGCACGGGCAAACCCAAACATTTGAATTAGGCGCAGCACTTGAATATTACCCTTTCAGTATAAGGGATTATACTAATTTCGGCTATATGTTTGCTCCGTTTATAAGCCTTGGGGCACATTATGTTTACTACAAACCAAGCGCATATTCAGATCTTGGGAGCCTTGATAATCCCAAGAATGTTTTTCCCACCTTTAGGGACGGGATGGATTTTAAAGGTGGAGACACCTGGGCCATCGCAGGAAGTGTGGGGCTACGCTACCGGCTTAATTACGTGAGCGATCTTGCAGTTGAGGGGAGATGGCATTACTATGATACAGACTGGCTGGATGGGCTGAACATTAACGCACCACAAAACAAATTCAATGATTTTGTTTTTTGGGTGAATGTTGGGTACATCTATTATTTAAATTTTTAA
- the gdhA gene encoding NADP-specific glutamate dehydrogenase: protein MEQSVKDFLEVVSKRNQNEPEFLQAVHEVAETVIPFIEENKKYQNKMLLERMVEPERVIMFRVPWIDDAGKTQINRGFRIQMNSAIGPYKGGMRFHPSVNLSILKFLAFEQTFKNSLTTLPMGGGKGGSDFDPKGKSDNEVMRFCQSLMTELERHIGADTDVPAGDIGVGAREVGYMFGQYKRLRNEFTGILTGKGLSYGGSLIRPEATGYGNVYFTQNMLELKGDTIKGKTVVISGSGNVAQYAAEKATQLGAKVVTMSDSGGYIYDENGIDASKLQFIMDLKNVRRGRISEYVDQYPSAKYFDGETPWGIACDIAMPCATQNELDKADAEKLVKNGCQVVGEGANMPCTPDAVTIFQNAKILFSPGKASNAGGVATSGLEMSQNSMRFNWTAEEVDKKLHEIMKNIHAACVQFGSQEDGYVDYVKGANIAGFVKVADAMLAQGVV from the coding sequence ATGGAGCAAAGTGTAAAAGATTTTTTGGAGGTTGTTTCTAAAAGAAATCAGAACGAACCGGAGTTTTTACAAGCTGTACATGAGGTGGCCGAAACGGTTATCCCATTTATAGAAGAAAATAAAAAATACCAGAATAAAATGTTACTTGAACGCATGGTGGAACCTGAAAGGGTGATCATGTTTCGGGTGCCGTGGATCGATGATGCAGGGAAAACACAAATTAATAGAGGATTCAGGATCCAGATGAATTCGGCCATTGGACCATACAAAGGAGGAATGCGGTTTCACCCTTCCGTTAACCTAAGTATTTTAAAGTTCCTTGCCTTTGAACAAACCTTTAAAAACAGTCTTACCACTTTACCTATGGGTGGTGGAAAAGGAGGGTCAGATTTTGATCCTAAAGGAAAGTCAGACAATGAGGTGATGCGTTTTTGCCAAAGCCTTATGACAGAGCTTGAAAGACATATTGGTGCAGATACAGATGTTCCTGCTGGAGATATTGGAGTAGGGGCACGTGAGGTAGGTTATATGTTTGGCCAATACAAAAGGTTAAGAAATGAATTTACAGGAATTCTAACAGGAAAAGGACTTTCTTATGGTGGTTCCTTAATACGTCCTGAAGCAACCGGGTATGGAAATGTTTACTTCACCCAGAATATGCTGGAGTTAAAGGGAGATACCATAAAAGGAAAAACTGTGGTGATCTCAGGTTCCGGAAACGTGGCACAGTATGCAGCTGAAAAAGCTACTCAACTGGGTGCAAAAGTTGTTACAATGTCAGATTCCGGTGGGTACATATATGATGAAAATGGAATTGATGCTTCAAAACTTCAATTCATTATGGACCTTAAAAATGTAAGAAGAGGTAGAATAAGCGAGTATGTAGATCAATATCCTTCAGCAAAATATTTTGACGGAGAAACTCCATGGGGAATTGCCTGTGATATTGCCATGCCTTGTGCAACCCAAAACGAACTGGATAAGGCTGATGCTGAAAAACTGGTGAAAAATGGTTGCCAGGTGGTAGGTGAAGGGGCTAATATGCCTTGTACACCAGATGCTGTTACGATATTCCAAAACGCTAAAATTCTTTTCTCTCCGGGGAAAGCGTCAAATGCCGGTGGAGTTGCAACTTCAGGTCTTGAGATGTCTCAAAACTCTATGAGATTTAACTGGACTGCAGAGGAAGTAGATAAAAAACTTCACGAAATAATGAAAAATATTCACGCCGCCTGCGTTCAGTTTGGATCTCAGGAGGATGGATATGTAGATTATGTAAAAGGAGCAAATATTGCAGGTTTCGTAAAAGTAGCCGATGCCATGCTTGCGCAGGGAGTAGTATAA
- the recO gene encoding DNA repair protein RecO yields the protein MLVNTNAIVISALKYAEADLIVKCYTQKSGLKTYLLRGIMKSRKGKFKASMFQPLTQLEIVGRHKDKGSMEYLQDARILHHYSSLHTNVVKSTLVLFLSEILRNSIQEEEQNESLYHFLENTFNWLDSHDTIANFHLLFMLRLSRYLGFFPDEFQGDSKYFNLLEGVFQNVNTGLYCIEGPNLELLKRLMGTNFDELENIQLTKTKRSEFLNMLLSYYQLHIDSFKKPRSLNVLNEIFH from the coding sequence ATGTTGGTAAATACCAATGCTATTGTAATAAGTGCTCTTAAATATGCCGAGGCAGACCTCATTGTTAAATGCTATACACAAAAAAGCGGTTTAAAGACTTATTTGCTTCGGGGGATCATGAAATCCAGAAAAGGGAAATTTAAAGCTTCCATGTTCCAGCCTTTAACCCAACTGGAAATAGTTGGCAGGCATAAAGACAAAGGCTCTATGGAATACCTTCAGGATGCCAGAATTCTTCATCATTATTCGAGTTTACATACCAACGTGGTAAAATCTACGCTTGTTCTTTTCCTTTCCGAAATTCTTAGAAATTCCATCCAGGAAGAAGAGCAAAATGAAAGTTTATACCATTTTTTGGAAAATACCTTTAACTGGCTGGATTCACATGATACTATTGCCAATTTTCATTTGCTTTTTATGCTCCGGCTAAGCCGTTACCTGGGCTTCTTCCCCGATGAGTTTCAGGGTGACAGCAAGTATTTTAATTTGCTTGAGGGGGTGTTTCAAAATGTGAATACCGGCCTGTACTGTATAGAAGGTCCAAATTTAGAGCTTTTAAAGCGGTTGATGGGTACGAATTTTGATGAGTTAGAAAACATCCAATTGACCAAAACCAAAAGATCAGAATTTCTCAATATGTTACTCAGTTACTACCAACTTCATATAGATTCTTTTAAAAAACCAAGATCTCTCAACGTTTTAAACGAAATTTTCCATTAA